The segment aagtcTTGGGCTAGTACTTCTTGATCAATGATTTGATGGTACCGTGTCGATTGTTTTTTCCCTCCAATTTTGATTTCACCTTACTAAGATACACGAATCCAAGTGAAAGGAGATCATCATTAACTGTACTTAATAAATCTTGGTTGTCATCTTTTAATCCCATTCACTAATGTAAAGATTTTTGTTGAAGTTTACTAGCAAATTTTCATTTACCTTTTTCAATCAAttggttttcttaaaaattaagcaaAGCAAGGGTTatgttatgtttttatatttttaacaaatgtgtaGTCATGTCACTGCTGCTCAGAGCCCTGAACTCACTCCTTATGTCACtgaaagtaaaagccaaaatccttATCATGTCCAGCTTGGCCCGACACAGCCTGTTCCTATGTCCTCACTCCATCCCCCTTGCCTCCCTGACTGTATCTTTTACTGTTCCCCACTCACACTGCTTTAGCCACTCTTGCCTCCTAGCTGTTCCTTGAATCTTCCGGGCACATTTCTGTGTTATGGCTCTTACACTCTTTCGCTCTGCCTTGAACACTGTCCTCCGACCTCCCTCCTGTCTCCAAATCTGCATGGCTGATTCTCTTACTGTCTTCAAACTGTGCTTCCTGACCACACTGTTAAAATTGTACCCCATCCCCGTTCGTGAATCCCCTATGCctttttttcatagcacttatttccctttaattatgatataatttGCTTATCTGTTAGTTTATGTGTACCAAAATATAGCATCCTGTAGCACCTTGACTATTTCTGGCTTTAGCTTCTTTGCCACAATAGCCTGCCTATGAATGTTGCAGTGAATGAATTTCGTGTGTGgttctaatttgtttttaaccCCATTTTTATCCTAGTCAAATCTCCATCAGTGGTCATGTTCACACTGTTTTTCCATAACACATTGTATTAAAGAGGTCATTTACTATTGATGATATCCTTCCTTTCATGTCTCACAAAAAAGTAGTTGTTTATATATTCCATTATTGTTAATTCAGGATCCTGTAAGCCCTGTAAGGTGAATGAAGCATATTAGAAACCCTGTATATTGCAAAATTGGTTATAATACTTGTTTCTTAACTTCTCCAGCAATGTTTTTCACATGTACTCCATCAATATTTTCTGGCAAAGCAATGCATTTTAGTTTCTTGCCACAAATTTTTTCCATGTCAGGAAGGGAAAAGTGTATGACCTTTTGTCTTTTACTATTATGGAAGAAACCTCACAAGGGGTTTGAATTGTAAAAGACTGGattaaatatcatatgatttttaatcCTTAGCGGAATAGTTGTAAAGGTTTGTcttcatgttttaaatgttttgctaGTTGTAATGGTTTTCACTATCATTAGCTAATACCTCAAGGCACAGTGTATACATAAAACAAGGATagtatatataaattcatatttcaaatgGTAGTCTTGGTGATACCAATTTTTTTTTGCCTACTTGTCAGATCTGATgagattatcattttttttaacccataATGTGATGTTGAAAGAAAGTGAAGTGTTAGCTTTACCATTTTCTTAGTTCTTGCTCAGGTTTGTATTAGCTTCTACCTATAGgtgttttattttgcaaaaatctttttaagCTACCACTTGTGCATTTTGTTGGAACTGTTTTAGTTAAAGCTAGATGGTCTGTCAGTCTATTTAAATGGGCAATCAGAATCAGCTGTCTGTCACAATacgctgaaatttaaaaatgagtgagggcccagctctgccacccttCCTCAGCGTGGAGCTGCTTTTACTAAGGTAGCTTACAGACCAGATGATAACCGCCATGGATAAGTGATAGTTTGTCACTGCCAGTCCTTATTTAAATGTAAGTTAgtgaaacttaattttttttcattcttaaataatatattcCGATACCACTGTGGATCATTTTTGGGGTATCTTATTTTGAGATAACTAGTATGCAGGGCTTTAAGAATTTGTTAAGACTAATACTGTAGAGAACAccgaattttttttcaattaacttGGAAATAAATCCACAGATctctaaatttcctttttcactttttgtcTGGGTTTTACCCCATTTAAAAATAGCctatataaaattattacacaagctattaaaatgttttttgttcaATGTAAAACCAGAATAAGCTTTAGATTGTTTAAGTTCTTTTATTAGCCCaagcataaaatatttctaatcatAACTAAGAACTTTTGCTTTCTGTTcatgcatgtttttaaattagtatttccATTTGACTTAAAATGCCTCTTTAAAGTGATTTATAAGTATTCCTTTTATTTGAATCAAGCCTGTATTTGTAACATTCTCAGTTGTTTCTTCTGGTCTGCACCTTGTCACTTTAAACTGGTTTTCAATTAATAGTGCGTGAGCTCTTTTTCTGACTGTTTTAGTACTAGAGATGtactcactttttcttttctactgcaGATGAAGTAGGGGAAAATAATGAGCGTGATACAACTGCTACTGAATTAGATCCCTTTCTGACAAATTCACCTGAAAGTGAGAAGTTTGCTTCTGAGTCAAGTAGAAGCCTAACCGAAGAGCAACAACAAAGAATTGAGAGAAATAAACAACTGGCCTTGGAAAGAAGGCAGGCAAAGCTACTGAGTAATAGTCAGTCCCTAGGAAACGGTAAATTTTATGCCAGTTTTTATGTGCTGCCATTAATATAGCAAGGGCATGTAAGAAATTTTAACTTCTCTACTATCTCCCAAAATAAAATACCTCTAGGGATAGAAAAATGATATAGTATATTAAGTTTATGTacatttgagagagagaaagagagagagagctagctGGCTATTTGGAATTCTCAAAGAATAAATGAGTCCAAGATGGTTTTCTGAATAGCTGAGTAcctgttaaaaaattattttaaccatttaaaattgtttctgaaTCTTTCAAAAACATATTCTTCTCTGACTACTTAAAGCACGTGacacacagttttatttttaggatCATAATTGTGAACATTATTATGGTACTTTCCTAAACATATAAAATGCCTTTTGTACCCATTGAGGATTTTAGAGCCATTTGCTATGATGTGCATAggtcctaattttttttttttttattgcattgtgtCACTTTTGTTGTGAGCAATCAGTTTATCTGTTACATTCCCTTCTCTCTGTTAAAAATGCCttaaaatttgttgtttttaaaacagaCTGGGTTTCAAAACTAGACAGCCAGGTTTGTtgaaactgtatttaaaaatagttacaaaTTGGTTTTGAATGAAGCAGGATGACATATGCCTTTCCCAGTTTccaattttccttttgaaatgggaaaataagaaTTATAGTCAGTAGTGAAGATACCACGTTATAAAAGAAGTTTCACCCAAGGTAATAAAATTCTCAAGTGAAAATTATTGTGTGACtacattatgaaataaaataaatctaattcTTAAATTTACAAATGGATGTTTTATTACTACCATGTGAAAAATTACACGAAAATACCAGTGTTGTTGAGAGCAGTGTCTTTGTTCTCATTATCACAGTGCCCGGCAATGAGGATTTTAAGGCTCATCTTCTGTTTATAATCTACAACTTTAAACTTTGcccaaatagaaataaatatcttaaattttctttatagtaGATCGCTTTGACATACAGCTGTTAAgagcatttgattttttaaaacttctgtgtaGTAGTTGTGATTTTGAATGAGAATCACATTTGGCAATGATTCGAGAATTTGAGTTCAGTACCTTTCAAGACTTGCATTTTGAATGGACTTTATACATGTATAAACATGGctttatttggaagaaaatgatcATAAGTAACATTAAAGTGATCATAAATATCATCTCTATTGATCTAAGCTTGTGAAGAGATTTGCATTTATCAGGTAAGACTGGGTCAGGCGCTTACAGTGAGTAATAAAGGTGATTTCTCTTTCAGACTCGTTAGTGAACACACCCGGGGCACAGACAGCTGAAGATGGTCATGGGGATGAGGATCAACAAGAGGAGGAGTCAGATGGGTTTAACAAAGACGTTCTAGACAATCCActtgctgctgctgccgccaATACTGTAAATGAAGAGCAGGAATTGAAAATAGAGAAGACACAACTGGACCAGTCCTTGTAAAATCTATAGCAGTAACTTGATGCTTCATCTGGAAATGTTACTGAGGTTGGATAGACCTCAGCTAAGAGGGAATCTGTTAACTTGGTATCCTCCAAGTTTGAGATGACTAGGTATTTTGTCTATTTGAAATCCTTATGTAGTCAAACCTTTACAGACTCCTGTTTAACATCTGGTATTTATAATTATCGTTGTTTCTTATTAACTTTAGTCTTTTctctttagtgtttatttttatatagataaGACTTCGGAACAATTATTAGTGGTTAATAAGCCACTTCTGCTGCTAGGGTGCCATTAAACGCCTTGTTTCACTAAATTGCATGGTATTTTAAGATGTAAATATATAATGAGTAttaatatccatttaaaaaataaaaatcttacaaacTATCTCTAGAGGCTTTGTGAAAGTTTCTCATTGCTATTTAGTTCTGCATTTTATActtttggtaaaatgttaaagGTTTTTATGTGTGTTTACATGTATTTGGGGAGTCACTTTAATACTTAAAGGGTCACGTGAGAGGTTGCCTGGCCCGCATAGCTGCTAGAGGTTCACGTGTTCTTTGGTACCTGTTGACTAGTTGGAGAGAAACTTGCAAAGTATTATGAGGAACATAGAGCACCTGGGGGGATTCATAGGAGACCTTTGAGTTAGCGGAGATTCCAAGGATTGGGACATACAGGTACAATAataatacagaaaggaaaatcGGGGAAATAAGGAAGATTTGGGAATGGTGAATGTGAGGCTAGAAGTGTTGGGGTCAGATAGTGAGAAGACCTGATTAGAATTTTTCCTACCTGAGATGATCAACTTGGAGGGGTAATTACAGGGAAGAAAGTAGCACATTGACAACCAAGTTTAAAGAAGATCTGTCTAGTTCTTGGCAGAGTCCCATCGGGGAgagggaaaggcaaaactatgttTTACAAATCAGGAGATGGGAAGATTGCTGTTTGTGAGAAACACTGGCAGACTGATGGTGCTGAAGTGGCTTCTGTCTGTGAAGCTGGAATAGGCATCTTGCTCTCTTCAGGCTTGTTGGCTTCAGGTGGGGATCGAGTGACAATGATGGATTGGTTGAAAGGCAAGGACGTTGAGTACAGACTATATGGGGTGTGGGGGCGGTGCCTGTAGGCGTGGTGGGACCGGCAGAGTGAGGAGCCGAGAGACATAAGCCTCAGGATTGTAGCTTATTGCTAATAGGGGATCAGCTAGAAGATGAATCTAGTCTATTGATACACAACCAATGCCCAGAGAAACTGGTTGCTCAGGACCTTGTTCTGGCCTCAACCCACCCTCACCAACTGGACTAGACGAGCGTTATTTTCACAGTGGTAGGGTTTGCTGGCAATGTGACAAGTCTCCAACAAGGGCAAGACCATTGTCACTCATCATCCGAGgaatactcagaaaaaaaaaggtggaaaggGAGGTTTGAGACCAGACCTTACCCGCGCATCCCACCTCACCTCTCATGCCCTATCACCAACTGGTGCTGCGGACAGCAAGGGAGGCTAGAGACAATAAATAGTGGCTTGGTAGGACTAAGTCACTACGTGAAAGTGACTGAAAGTTCATCTGACAGTTGTCAGAGGGGGCCTATGACCCAAATGGCCCCATGTAGCAATTACTGGAAAAATTATAACTTACTTTGAAAGAACTGATTTGTCACAGACTAACCCAAtatcaattctggatttattaaAAATCAGCTGGCGACTTGCAGAGCCACCATTCActattcatttctgaaaaatcaGTTTCTGCAGTGAcctaatagtattttatttaatgcaaCTTGAACGATGAGAGTAGTTCCCCCCCCCCTTATAtgcaggggatacattccaagacctccagtAGGTGCCTGAAACTGCATAGTACCAAACCCCATATatagtgtttttttcctatatatacatacctatgattaatttataaattggaatGGTAAGAGATTAGCAACAGTAATTACTAAAAGAGAagttataataatatactataataaaagttacttGAAAGTGGTGTCAGCAAACTAGCACGAATTTTTtccacaatttcatggatagaagattcattcttaccatagatcttagcaacctcagcatataatttatttccttattaaattgAGAACTgtcactttttcacttaaaggaagcactttatggcttctctctgGCATCATCCAAATCGCCatcatcactactcttgtgctttggggccattataaAGTAAAGGCTACCTGAACACAAACACTGCAATCCTGTGAAAGTCAACCTGAAACCCGAGAcggctaagtgactaatgggtgggtagcGTATACCCACTGTGTGCTGTGGAGATACTGCACAAAGGGGTGATTCATGTCGCATGCAGGATGGTGAGAACCTTCATCACAATTCTCAggatggcatgcaatttaaaacttacgaattgttaatttctggaattttccatttaatattttcaggccGTGGTTGACTGGGTaactgaaaacagaaagcaagacCATAGACAAGGcgtaactactgtgtttccccgaaaataagacctagccagacaatcagctctagtgtgtcttttggagcaaaaattaaaataagacccagtattatattatattatgttataccaggtcttacattatagtaaaataagactgggtcttatattaatttttgctccaaaagacgcattagagttgattgcccggctaggtcttattttcggggaaacacagtatggtaTGTGAAATATATACCCAATCCCAATCGACTAGAACATTGGGTGACAGAAAATTAGATTAATGTTAATATTGAAAAGAAGGTAAAACATTCACACAAGACAAAGCTCTTTTAATGAAGTAAGAAGAGTATTTCATTCATATTCCATGACTGTTTGAGACATCCAGGAGAGCTAGGTCCCGTATCTCCTCTAGAAGGGTATACAGGCTTCTTCCCTTGGTTTGGCAATATTTTTTACAATCTTCCTGAATGACGTTTACTTTGACTTCTTGGGCAAGCTGAGCTTCCTCCACAGATCTAGTTACTTCTTTCACTAAATCACTCTTTAGCAAGAGGGAACTCTGATGAAAAAGTTCTGTGTCTGGTGTCATGTATGGTTTGTTGCTAATTATTTCAAGCCTGATGGTATCCGAATGGCAACGTGAGGTCTGTACAGATATTCTCACCtatcacagaggagaaaatgcatattattaaatcACATTCTTTGCtctttacattgaaagcaatacTGGAGGTAAACACAGACTTACTGTTACGTGGTCAAACAAATGGAACGTAACAGATTCCCCTCCTGTTGTGGTTGACgtgattttgttttgaaatcGTTGAAGGGATCCTGGTTTCCATTCAGAATGGCTGTCTGGGCCACATGAAATCACTAAAccatctttgtttttcagataagCAGCACCTTTAATCCCAAACCTGAATCATTGCCAGAATAAAAATCCAGTGATAATGTATTCTTAGTGCCCAGACCTTGTAAAAACGAGAAAGCTAGTTTTTCTTCTAGATTAAAAACATCTTTTCCTGTGATTCACCTCCAAATATTTACTTCATTGATCAGATAGAAACAAAATAACTTGctaaataagaaagtaaaaacctATTCTAAGACTGGTAACAGATATACTACATTCTAATCTCATTTATACTTACATAGTggattatatattacattatatacatatgGTAACTGCAAATAACTGCTAAAACAAGTATTTTACTAAATTACATCTAATGTACTCTTTGGGTTCTACACTTTTAGTTTGACTAGGATTTCTTAAGAACTATTATGTTAGACAGTAACATACCTTGGTATAAATACAAGCACACCATTTGTTCTCATTGAATAAATAACCCCATCGGATATGCAACGGTCCTCAGTTTCTTggtctttgtctttaaaatacatGCACTGGAAGAGCTCAGTAGACTGCTTCTGAGAACGCTGTGCTGCCTGTAAGAAGAAGCATGACCCTAAAGCATGATGAGACTTCCCTGATACTCCCAAAAGAAACATGGAATTCATAGTCCTACAGAAACAATGTCTTTAAAAAGGCTAGATTCTATAAAACTATTAATACAAATACTCTGCTCTACTAAGAATTAAATCAATTTTTGTGGGAACTAAACCATCTGGTATCATTCTCTCAAAACTGTCTTAGAAAATTAATTCTTTAAGAAAGCAACCAGTTTGTTATTCAGAACCTGTGTCTAGATCATTCGGGTAGAGAAAAAGTATCCATATCTATGTCTACCTTTTTTTCAAGTCTGTCCTACCAAAATCCTGTTGGTGGAAGCATAAATTAGTACTATTCTGGAGGACAATTAAGTAATATGTATCAAAGTTCCATATGTGTGCACCTTTCGACTCAGTGATTCCTTATTACTGGGAATTTATCCAGGTAATAATCTGAGAAGTCTGTAAAAGTGTATACACAACGATAGTTATAAAACTGAATAGCCTGGAATAGCATTGCCCAACAGAAGCTTCTccagtgatgaaaatgttgtatATCTGTGTTGCTCAATAGGTGGCCACTAGCCACACATGTCTATTATGCCTGTAAAATGTGACTAGTGTGACTGAgggattgaatttttaaatttttctttttttaacaggactttattggggaacagtgtgcactgccaggactttttttttttccccaagtcaaattgttgtcctttcaatcttagttgtggagggcgcagctcagctccaggtccagttgccattacctgttgcaggggcacagctcaccgtcccttgtgggagtcgaaccggcaaccttgtggttgagaggacgcattccaaccaactgagccatccaggagctcagcggcagctcagctcaaggtggcgtgttcaatcttagttgcagggggcgctgtccaccatcccttgcgggactcgaggacttgaaccagcaaccttgaggttgagagcccactggcccatgtggtaatcgaaccagcagccttcggagttaggggcatggagctctaactgcctgagccaccgggctggccccaaatttttaatttttaaaaattttaatttaaatagccaacGTGGCTGGTGGCTATAATATTGCACAGCACAGAATTAGAACATTggatatagaaaattatattaaacatttagtTTCTAACTTTCTGTATCACCAAATGGTCTAGTTCTATGCTGTGCAATATTGAAGCCACTGGCAACAATATGAAACATAGTATGAGGCAGCTTCTAAAACAATGGTGTAACTATAGTGACATGGTGTGCTATCAGTAACAGatgtgttaagtgaaaaaaggcagATTTCAAAGTAACAGGTATGGTCtgatattttgataaataaaaagcattgtcTAGAATTATTACTAATGGTTATCGCTTGGTGGTACGATGACAGACCATCTTTTACATTTCTACAATTTGGGAAAAACATCTAACCTATTGTTAAATCTGCTATATCCACATTAAGCTACTTCAGAACATTTGTAAATGTATTGAGAGCTACTCAACAAACTGTAATTGTTCATGTTATTTCACTGGTTAGGATTCTAGAATTTAATTTGCTAGAATATACGGTACTTCATTCTATTACACCTTAAAGCTGATATTCTCTAAGCAAAGATGATGGGTAAGAGAAATTCAAACCCCCTTACTCGGTTTCTGTTGTTGATATGTCTGCATAATTCCTCAAGATCTTTGTTGCTGAACAAATTTTCCttactttccattttcttgtcttttgaaaTGGCTGCCATTAACAATCGGTGTACTATAATATCTGAATATCTTCTTATTGGAGAAGTAAAATGAGTATATTTATCTAGTGCAAGACCTtccaaaagaaaccaaaagatcaaaataaacaaaatgaatagtttttaaaCAACCTGCTCAAGGTTATGGCCACAAAGGAAAACTTGATCATTCACCATAATGGTGGAACTCTTCCTCCGCACACGATCCGGTGGAGAAATACAATGCGTTAGACATGGCGTGCGTGGCCATCGATCGCAGCAGCCTGTTTACAATGGGATCGCTGGGGTCATTTGCGTTATCCAGAGAATCAGCCAGTGTCTTATTAGACCTGACAAAAATACGGAAAAACTTTTATTTAGTCCCCAGCAATCATTTACAAGTCAACACTCTGAAGAGAACACTTGACTCATCAGTCTGAATACTTTCATCTGCCAGGAATGAAATTTATTGTGGACATATTTcagaaggaattatttttaactatggAAATCTAGTTTGAAAcctttaagatttaaaaaacgAAAGTGTGTCacaatttaaatacatttcttaagTAGTAAAGAGAAATGTGCTGATATCTACAGTGTTCAGTTAATGTTAGTAGGTTGTCAAATACTTGCTGAATTGAATTCCCAACACCCTTAACCTTAAACATCCGGTACAGGGCAAAGAAtggactatttcttttttttaaatcaagaattaTTGAGctagagaagttaaaaaaagaaaactaaactaaacctgaggtacacagcaaaagaaacctaaattatttttcttttttttaaagataaagacatAAGGaaacattctatttatttactctcaaataacacttttttaaaacCCAGGAAATatagaattatattaaaaattaaactaaaaatacatCATATACCTAATTCAGTTCTGTAATGTAGCCCGctaagagaaaaggggaaaggaagatgGAAAATGAACAGAGAAGTAACGTGACAGAGTGGGCACTGATGTGAACTTTCAAGCTtgacagacttgggttcaaatccggACTCTGACGTGACTAGCTGTTAAATTGTAgtcaagttactcaacctctccaGACTTAATTTCGCTATCTCTAAAATACGAATGACACAAGATGATGTCTGAGAGCTCCTAACACACGTGCCTGGCACATCCGCAGAGCTCAGCCACCAAACAAATCAGCAAAAGATGTTATcatccaaagaggaaaaaaaaatctgttttgaaaaatgaataaaacatttaattagcACCTGTTACTCGACAACAAACTTAAGAAAAACCCTCtttatatgtcattttttaataggggaaatattttattttggaggtaGGGAGTAAAAAGTCTCATTCTATGGAGGGTTGGTATAAATTGACCATCAGTGTGCTATCTTATAATATTGCCACAGAAATgtgctgtgtttttaaaatatttaaataaataggattatttttttggtatttgcCTAAGGGGTAGATGAAATTAAATCAAGGGTAACAGGTTCCTTATTTCTATATTACAAATTACAGTGGGTCAAAATTATGCTGCAACAgacttgttttaattttaagtctCTATACCTACATTATAGTAAATGAAGAAAGCCaagaagttttctatttttggtcAAGGATCTGGCTGTCCCATTTTAAGAACTACTGTAAGATAGTAAGTGTACAGCACTCCCTTCCCCCCTCAAAAGAGGAATTACCGTGTATCTATGAAGAAGCCTTTTGCTTTCGCACATTCTCGCAGTTCTGAAAAGAACTCCTGGTGTGGAGGAGGGTGTTGGCGCAACAAGGCCTGATGCGGGAAGCTCTCCCAGATCTTCTTGGCTACCCAGTGGTTGGCCAGGATCATGCATTCAGCCACTGTCTCGTGCACTTCCAGCGGCTGCTTGGGGATGAGGTCACAGATGTTCTTCTTCTCATCCAGCTGTATGCGAACCTCTATGCCTTCCAGTTCCAGGGCACCATGTCGTTTAGCTCGGACATGGCGTGCTATGTCAGTCAGCTTTCCAACTGCCCACACTAACTCCTCTAGCTTGGTTTGTCTGCTTTTCTCATCCAAGTCTCTGAATTCTGGAATATCATCAATGATGCTGAAGTTTCCATCCAGTAGTTCCTGGGCTGCTTCATAAAACAGTTTGTATGCTGATCGGATAATGGTTCTGCCATACCACACTTTCTTAATTTCGTAAGAGGTTTTATCCAATTCCCACAGGACGCTTACAGCATACCTACAAAACCAGTAACACTGACATCTTTATTTAATTCTTCCATTCTGGAAGCAAGCAGTAGACCCTGAATGTCACTTGAAAGAAATGGCAGTGCTACAGGTTTTTGGTCTGTTGTCTCAATTCAAATACTCCACCACCAAATCAAAGTTAGACTAGGTTCCACTGAGCTCTGAGCAAATCTGAAACGAGTTCATGTATAATGTTATGAATCCTATCTTACAGTTCTCCATTTAGATTAGAATAGCATAGCACTGATACAGGGAGTCAAGTCTATTGGGCTCTCTAGTAAAGAAGAGGAAAGCCTTTCATATCCTACAGAATGACACTGAACTATATCAGTTTTGATGGTAGGCAAATTAGCAAAAGTTCATTTAGTAGAGAACCACTTAGCTACCAAATTgctctatttaaaaacatattcaacaTTTGCAACTCATAAAAAACAAAGGGCTGATTTTACTAATATGCAAATAGCTCATATAAATCAATTACTAATAGATAAAAAACTCAAAAgggcaaaaaaaatgaaataattcacaaAAAGGATACGTAAATGACtgttaaacatataaaaactGTTTGACTTTACTTACAATAGTTGAgttcaaaatgcaaattaaaaccactctAAGATACCATTTTCATGTATTAAACtggcaaagataaaaaaatacaacacattGTGTTGGCAAAGCTGTGGGGAAACAAGCATTCTCGTATATTGATTGTGTGAATATAACTGTAACCTTTGGAGGGCAATTTGATTAAATCTGATACAAATACATATACCCTTTGAcacagaaattccacttctaggaatttatcctccACATacactgtacttttaaaaatatgaaatgacttATGTTCCAAGTAATTTAGTTGTTTTgcttgtaatagcaaaagattggaaacaatcCATATTTCCATAGATAAGCAATTATTATTAACGTGGAATGATCTCCAAGATACATCATGCAGTTAAAAAGATGCTGAACAGTATACATATAATGTCACCATTTCTGTAAAAAAGAAAGACCAAATGTCCATATTTTTgtgcatgtgaattatatctagAAAAATATGTAAGCAATTGGTAATTGAGGGAAAGTGGTAGGAGGGGGCGTTTCACTTTTTGAACCTGTGAATTTTAGACTATATGGTTTTATTACCTattcaaagacagagagagactttAATATCACGATCC is part of the Rhinolophus sinicus isolate RSC01 linkage group LG03, ASM3656204v1, whole genome shotgun sequence genome and harbors:
- the TIPIN gene encoding TIMELESS-interacting protein isoform X2, producing MEHWAHRLFPKLQFEDFIDRVEYLGNKKEVQTCLKRIRLDLPILHEDFISNNDEVGENNERDTTATELDPFLTNSPESEKFASESSRSLTEEQQQRIERNKQLALERRQAKLLSNSQSLGNDSLVNTPGAQTAEDGHGDEDQQEEESDGFNKDVLDNPLAAAAANTVNEEQELKIEKTQLDQSL
- the DIS3L gene encoding DIS3-like exonuclease 1 isoform X2 → MIPDWKVVQDYFEILEFPELKGIIFMQTACQAVQHQRGRRQYNKLRNLLKDARHDCVPFANEFLQDCYLPREQGESMEKWQTRSIYNAAVWYYHHCQDRMPVIMVTEDEEAVQQYGSETEGVFVISFKNYLDNFWPDLKAAHELCDSILQSRRERENESQESHRKEYPEHLPLEVLEAGIKSGRYIQGILKVNKHRAQIEAFVRLQGASSKDSGLVSDILIHGMKARNRSIHGDVVVVELLPKNEWKGRTCALCENDSNDKTSGESPSEPMPTGRVMGILQKNWRDYVVTFPSKEEVQSQGKNAQKILVTPWDYRIPKIRISTQQAEALQDFRVVVRIDSWESTSVYPNGHFVRVLGRIGDLEGEIATILVENSISVAPFSEAQMCEMPVNTPENPWKVSPEEERERKDLRKTHLVFSIDPKGCEDVDDTLSVRTLSNGNLELGVHIADVTHFVAPNSYSDIEARTRATTYYLADRRYDMLPSILSADLCSLLGGVDRYAVSVLWELDKTSYEIKKVWYGRTIIRSAYKLFYEAAQELLDGNFSIIDDIPEFRDLDEKSRQTKLEELVWAVGKLTDIARHVRAKRHGALELEGIEVRIQLDEKKNICDLIPKQPLEVHETVAECMILANHWVAKKIWESFPHQALLRQHPPPHQEFFSELRECAKAKGFFIDTRSNKTLADSLDNANDPSDPIVNRLLRSMATHAMSNALYFSTGSCAEEEFHHYGLALDKYTHFTSPIRRYSDIIVHRLLMAAISKDKKMESKENLFSNKDLEELCRHINNRNRAAQRSQKQSTELFQCMYFKDKDQETEDRCISDGVIYSMRTNGVLVFIPRFGIKGAAYLKNKDGLVISCGPDSHSEWKPGSLQRFQNKITSTTTGGESVTFHLFDHVTVRISVQTSRCHSDTIRLEIISNKPYMTPDTELFHQSSLLLKSDLVKEVTRSVEEAQLAQEVKVNVIQEDCKKYCQTKGRSLYTLLEEIRDLALLDVSNSHGI